The genomic interval TAATGACTTTGACCTGTTCATGGCTGAGATTGCTGCTTTGGATCAGTTCAAGGAGCTTTTTATTGATCTCATCAAGGATTTTATCCAACGCTGAAATTTTCTTTTGAACCTCTGTTTTATCCAGCTCAATGCGTTTGCCAATCAATGCTTTAATCTCTTTTTGAAGCGCCGGTGTGCCCAAAACATCTGGAGAAGTGCGCAATTCATGGCTGATCGCGGCTAATTCATCATTCATCCCTGAAGCAATCGAAGGCACAAGGGTTGCAATAATGAGAGGAACAATATCTCGATAAAGCTCCGTACTGGTATCTTTGCTCAAAATCTTAATCAGATCTCGAACCATCGCTTCTAGATCTTCTTTGCTGACATGCCCAAAAGCATCGAGTTTTTTAAGGTAACTGTCATCGTAATTGGAGATAAAATCAAACCACTTCTCTTTGACCAGATCAATGGACTGTAAGTTTTGATGAAAATCGAGGCGTTCGAGTGAAGCATTCGCCAAACTGGTGGCTTTTGCATCATGTAAAAGGGTAATTGCTTGAAGCACGCGTTTGGTCAAAATAGCTAAAGAGCTGACCATTTTAAGAGAATCGCCTTCGTTAGCACGGTTGAGCTTTGCGACCAAAAAAGCGAGGAGTTCATCGACATTGCTGATGCTAAAACGCTTCATATCCGTCACAATGTTCGGATCAAGTTTTTTAGTGTATTTATCAACTTTTTGGCAATCTTCAACAATCACGCCCTTTTGTTTCGCCACTTTACAAAAGACTTTGGCGTAATTATCGGGCGTTAAATTAAGATGTTCTTCCTTAATAAGCTCTAGCGAATCTCTAATAATTTCATTAATTGTTGTTGCCATTTCGAAGTCCTTTAATCGCAATCTTAGAGACAAACTCATCTAAAGCATCACTTGCGGCATATCGGATCGCTTCAAAGCGGTTGGTGTCAGAGATGACACTGTTGGCTTCAATGGAGAAGTCATACTCGCCTGTTGCTGTTAATTTTTCAACTTTTTTCGCGGCATTTTCGTAATTCATAGCTAAAACAACTGTCGTTTTATAGGCGATAACATACCCATAGGTATCATACACAGTTGGTGAAAAAGAGATGCTTTGAATTCTTACATGTAAAACACTGTCCGCTTGTTCTTTTGAAACCAATTTGCCACTAAAACGGCTTACAATCGCTTCATTCACGGCATCTTTGATAAGAACACTGTTTCTTGGATCTTGCCTTGAGATGGTCACTTCAGCATAGATTTTATCGCCTAAGGCACTTTTCGCATAATACGAGGATGGTTTATAACCGCATCCACTGATAAAAGCTATTATTAAGAGTCCAAGAAAAAGTTGTTTCATATTACTTTACCACCAAGTTTATCAATTTATTGGGAACGTAGATCTCTTTGAGAAGCTCACATCCTTCTAACCATTTTGCCACACTCTGCTTGCCAAGGCGTAAAGCTTCTTCTTTTGAGATGGAGGTTTCCACTTCAATTTCAGCGCGCTTTTTACCATTGACAGTTACTGCGAGTATCATACTATCTTCTACAAAAACTTCTTCTTTAATCGCAATGGGTGCTAAATTAACACGTCCAAAAAGGCTCTCACTCATCTCCCAGCACAGATGCGGCACAATTGGCTCTAAAAGATTAAGCAGGACAAAATACCCTTCACTCCAAACCGCTTGATCGTTTTGGTCACTCAGCGCATTTAAGGCTTCCATACATGCAGCGATTAACGTATTGAAGGTGTAACTTCCTTCAAAGATCTCATTGGACTTCTTAAGCGCTTCGTAGACTTTCTTACGTGCGTATTTGGACTCTTTAGAAAGAGCGCTATGCTCAATAGAAGGGATTGCTTTACATGTAAAGCAGTTTTCACTCTTCTGCGCAAAGCGTTTTAAAAATCTAAAAGCACCTTCCACCGCACTGTCATTCCACTCAAGCTCTTTTTGAGGCGGAGCGGCAAAGAGAATAAACAGACGTGCCGTATCGGCACCATAGGTTTTGATAATCGCATCAGGATCAACCGTATTGCCCTTACTTTTACTCATCTTGGAGCCATCTTTTAACACCATACCTTGGGTCAAAAGGTTGGCAAAAGGCTCATCGCAATTCACATAACCAAGGTCTCTTAAAACTTTGGTGAAAAAGCGAGAATACAAAAGGTGTAAAATCGCATGCTCAATGCCGCCCACATATTGATCGACATTCATCCAGTAATTAGCACTCTCTTTATCAAAAGGGACATCATTCCACAACGATGGATCGGTTGTGTAACGTAAAAAGTACCAGCTCGATTGAAAAAAGGTGTCCATCGTATCGGTTTCGCGAACAGCGTCTGCGTTACATGTAGGACATTTCGTATGCTTCCACGTTGGATGTTTATCCAAAGGATTGCCCTCACCTTTGATCTCAACATCATCAGGCAATGCAACAGGAAGATTTTCAATTTTTTCAGGAACAAGCCCACATTTAGGGCAGTGAATCATCGGAATCGGTGCACCCCAGTAACGCTGACGACTAATACCCCAATCACGCAATTTGTAATTAATGACTTTCGTACCGATTTTTTGCGCTTCAAAATGTGCAATGATTGCTTTTTGTGCACGCTTAGAATCAAAACCTGTGAATTCACCTGAGTTGACTAAGGTACCATATTCTGTTGTTGCAACACTGCCATCAAACGCCGATGTTGTTTCAATACTTTGAAGAATCGCTAAATCATACTTTCTAGCAAATTCAAAATCGCGTTCATCGTGTGCAGGAACGGCCATAACAGCACCGCCACCGTATTCGATCAAGACAAAATTGGCAACCCAAACAGGTACCGTTTTTCCAGTAAGAGGATGAATCACATCGATCTCTAAACTCACACCCTCTTTGTCCGCTTGTGCGCGCTCGCGCGCTCCCACACTTTGCATTTTTTTGATCTGAGCAATTTTGTCGTCGCTTAAAAGCTTATGCGCGATGAGATGTTTAACAATAGGATGCTCAGGCGCAAGTGCGGAATAACTCACACCGTAAATCGTATCAGGACGGGTCGTAAAGACTTTGTAACTCTCAAATTGATGATCAAGTTTAGCACGAGATGCATCACTGAGTGTAAAACTAAACTCCAAACCTTCACTTCTTCCGATCCAGTTTTCTTGCATCGTTAAAACTTGACTTGGCCACCCAGCGCGGAGTTTTTCACAATCATCGAGTAATTCTTGTGCATACTGCGTGATTTTAAGGTAGTAACCTGGAAGTAAGCGTTGCTCAACAGGGTTATCACAACGCCAGCAGCACCCCTCTTCCACTTGCTCATTGGCAAGAACGGTTTGACACGTATTACACCAATTGAGTGTTGCGCTTTTTTGATACACCAACCCTTTGTTAAACATCTCAATAAAAATGCGTTGTTCATGCTTCGTATAAAGGACATCACTTGCTGCAAATTCTCTTTTTTTAGAAAATGAAAGCCCCAAAGAAGCAAGCTCTTTACGCATATAATCAATGTTTTCATAGGTCCATTTTTTAGGATGAACACCATGCTTAATCGCCGCATTTTCAGCTGGCATACCAAAGCTATCCCACCCAATAGGATGAAGAACGTTAAAACCATTTTTACGGTGATGACGTGCAATAGCATCCCCAATGGTATAGTTGCGCACATGCCCCATATGAATTCTTCCACTGGGATAGGGAAACATACTTAAAATATATTTTTTTGCTTTTGTAAAATCAGCCAAAGGTTCAAATGCATTCGTTTGATCCCATGTCTGCTGCCATTTTTTTTCAAGTTCTAAAGGGTTGTATTGCATCTTCTCTCCATCAAATTAAACGGTACCTTTTTCATACTGGGAACGCATTTTATTTTTTTCAATTCTATTTTTCTCTTTGATCGCAATATTAGCTTTATATTTTTCAACATTAAAGCCAATTAACGTTAAAAATGGCGCTGAAATAAAAATAGAGCTGTACGTACCAATGATAACACCAAGTAACATTGTAAAACTAAAGCCATGAATAATCTCTCCACCAAAGACATAAAGGGTTAAGACAACAAAGAAAACCAATAAAGAAGTAATAGTGGTTCGAGAGAGTGTTTTGGAGACACAAATATCAATAATTTCTGAAAAATTCGTATTTTTTGTCTCTTCAAGTTCTTCACGAATACGATCAAAAATAATAATAGTATCGTTCAGGGAGTAACCAATCAATGTTAAAACAGCCGCCAATACATCAAGACTAAATTCGATATCGAATAAAATAATAGCCCCTAATGTAATGGTAATATCATGCAACAATGTAATAACAGAAGCAATAGCAAACTTCCATTCAAAACGAACTGCCACATAAATTAAGATACCAATCATTGCTAAAATAGCCGACATAATACCTTTTGATCGTAGTTCACTTCCGATTTTGGGTCCAACAATATCTACTTTTCGAATATCAAAAGCACCCGTATCTTTTAAAAGTGTACGGATATGATCTCCAATATCTTGAGCAACGCTATCACTTACCGTTGAAAAACGAATGACAATCTCTTCAGGTGAACCAAATTCTGTAATCAAGGCACCTGCAAATAATTTATCTTTGGCAAGATCGTCTCGAATCTTATCAATAGGTGCACTTTGCTCATATTTAAGTTGAACAACGGTTCCACCCACAAAATCAACACCATAATTAAATCCTTTGGTAAAAACAAGGACTAAAGAGATGAACGCTAAAATAAGTGTGGTCGCGATAAAAACACGAGCATACTTCATGAAATTGTAAATTATACCTTTTGAAAAAAATTCCATTAGTGACCTCTCTTTTTCATACCAAACCAAAAACGAATGCTGTGGTTTTTTTCAATATAGGACATTAATAGTTCATATATTCCATGGGTTCCCAAAATGGCTGTGAGCATTGAGATCAAGTTACCAATCAACATACTAATGGCAAACCCTTTAATAGGTCCTGTCCCATACACATAAAGGATAACCGAAGAGACCGCTAACGTTAAGTTACCATCGACAATAGCACTCATGGCATTTTCATACCCTTTTTCAACAGCTTGCCGTACGGCAATACCTTGCCGTAAGAGTTCACGAATACGTTCATTAATAATAACATTTGCATCTACGGCCATACCAAGGCTTAAAACAATACCCGCCATACCAGGAAGTGTTAAAGTGGCGCCAAAAAGTGCCATAATGGCAATTAATAAAATAAAGTTAACCAAAAGTGCAAAGCTGGCAAAAACGCCTGCCATATGATAGTACAGTATTAAAAATCCAACAATCAGGAAAAATCCAGAAATTAAAGCAATCGAACTTGCTTGAATACTATCGGCACCCAAAGAAGGACCAACACTTCGTTTTTCAAGCAGTGTCACAGGCGCTAGTAAAGCTCCACTACGAAGAGCAATCGCAACATCGTGTGCCTCTTTAACACTAAAACCACCACTAATCTGTCCGCTACCTCCACCAATACGTTCACGGATAACAGGGTCTGAATAAACTTTGTTATCTAAAACAATCGCTAAACGATTACCAATGTTATTGGCTGTAAAATCGCCAAATATTTTTGCACCCTCAGAATTGAGCGTAAAGTTAATAACAGGCTGATGCATGTCACTAAAGGCAACTTTGGCATCACTGAGCATACTACCATCAAG from Sulfurospirillum multivorans DSM 12446 carries:
- a CDS encoding GGDEF domain-containing protein, which encodes MATTINEIIRDSLELIKEEHLNLTPDNYAKVFCKVAKQKGVIVEDCQKVDKYTKKLDPNIVTDMKRFSISNVDELLAFLVAKLNRANEGDSLKMVSSLAILTKRVLQAITLLHDAKATSLANASLERLDFHQNLQSIDLVKEKWFDFISNYDDSYLKKLDAFGHVSKEDLEAMVRDLIKILSKDTSTELYRDIVPLIIATLVPSIASGMNDELAAISHELRTSPDVLGTPALQKEIKALIGKRIELDKTEVQKKISALDKILDEINKKLLELIQSSNLSHEQVKVIKADLQNINFSQDSFENVHVKLLNIASSLENETKSLSERMVSNQETITKLQNRVVKLESALLVAKQEVKEDFLTHVATKRALANEMSRVEDAFMRYKIDYTLCFIDIDHFKVVNDTYGHEAGDVILSTVGKILRKYIRQVDFVGRYGGEEFLVILPSTDLAHAIHFADKIRAIVEQFKFLYKNERIDVTVSCGVSQRSQQKSKDETLSTADAFLYKAKEAGRNRVMPVL
- the lptE gene encoding LPS assembly lipoprotein LptE, with protein sequence MKQLFLGLLIIAFISGCGYKPSSYYAKSALGDKIYAEVTISRQDPRNSVLIKDAVNEAIVSRFSGKLVSKEQADSVLHVRIQSISFSPTVYDTYGYVIAYKTTVVLAMNYENAAKKVEKLTATGEYDFSIEANSVISDTNRFEAIRYAASDALDEFVSKIAIKGLRNGNNN
- the leuS gene encoding leucine--tRNA ligase, producing MQYNPLELEKKWQQTWDQTNAFEPLADFTKAKKYILSMFPYPSGRIHMGHVRNYTIGDAIARHHRKNGFNVLHPIGWDSFGMPAENAAIKHGVHPKKWTYENIDYMRKELASLGLSFSKKREFAASDVLYTKHEQRIFIEMFNKGLVYQKSATLNWCNTCQTVLANEQVEEGCCWRCDNPVEQRLLPGYYLKITQYAQELLDDCEKLRAGWPSQVLTMQENWIGRSEGLEFSFTLSDASRAKLDHQFESYKVFTTRPDTIYGVSYSALAPEHPIVKHLIAHKLLSDDKIAQIKKMQSVGARERAQADKEGVSLEIDVIHPLTGKTVPVWVANFVLIEYGGGAVMAVPAHDERDFEFARKYDLAILQSIETTSAFDGSVATTEYGTLVNSGEFTGFDSKRAQKAIIAHFEAQKIGTKVINYKLRDWGISRQRYWGAPIPMIHCPKCGLVPEKIENLPVALPDDVEIKGEGNPLDKHPTWKHTKCPTCNADAVRETDTMDTFFQSSWYFLRYTTDPSLWNDVPFDKESANYWMNVDQYVGGIEHAILHLLYSRFFTKVLRDLGYVNCDEPFANLLTQGMVLKDGSKMSKSKGNTVDPDAIIKTYGADTARLFILFAAPPQKELEWNDSAVEGAFRFLKRFAQKSENCFTCKAIPSIEHSALSKESKYARKKVYEALKKSNEIFEGSYTFNTLIAACMEALNALSDQNDQAVWSEGYFVLLNLLEPIVPHLCWEMSESLFGRVNLAPIAIKEEVFVEDSMILAVTVNGKKRAEIEVETSISKEEALRLGKQSVAKWLEGCELLKEIYVPNKLINLVVK
- the secF gene encoding protein translocase subunit SecF; the encoded protein is MEFFSKGIIYNFMKYARVFIATTLILAFISLVLVFTKGFNYGVDFVGGTVVQLKYEQSAPIDKIRDDLAKDKLFAGALITEFGSPEEIVIRFSTVSDSVAQDIGDHIRTLLKDTGAFDIRKVDIVGPKIGSELRSKGIMSAILAMIGILIYVAVRFEWKFAIASVITLLHDITITLGAIILFDIEFSLDVLAAVLTLIGYSLNDTIIIFDRIREELEETKNTNFSEIIDICVSKTLSRTTITSLLVFFVVLTLYVFGGEIIHGFSFTMLLGVIIGTYSSIFISAPFLTLIGFNVEKYKANIAIKEKNRIEKNKMRSQYEKGTV
- the secD gene encoding protein translocase subunit SecD, whose amino-acid sequence is MLSGKISYRLVIFVLAIIFGVGYSLPTFLQSDKGAKIALGLDLQGGLHMVLGVQTEEAIKSKVKSIASSIKFFAQSGDIIIDDLKIDEEMLTFTLLDKDEEKKIDEMLKTISGLEVSKESLRYTLSLNDKEKDLIREYAISQAVETIRNRLDQFGLAEPNVSKQGTDKIVVELPGIKTAEDEQRARELIAKAAHLQLMAVDEKRKDRTTTMSPIEAAQYGDVILPDARSEQVKHILKEIPVLDGSMLSDAKVAFSDMHQPVINFTLNSEGAKIFGDFTANNIGNRLAIVLDNKVYSDPVIRERIGGGSGQISGGFSVKEAHDVAIALRSGALLAPVTLLEKRSVGPSLGADSIQASSIALISGFFLIVGFLILYYHMAGVFASFALLVNFILLIAIMALFGATLTLPGMAGIVLSLGMAVDANVIINERIRELLRQGIAVRQAVEKGYENAMSAIVDGNLTLAVSSVILYVYGTGPIKGFAISMLIGNLISMLTAILGTHGIYELLMSYIEKNHSIRFWFGMKKRGH